In the Malus domestica chromosome 16, GDT2T_hap1 genome, one interval contains:
- the LOC114822867 gene encoding acyl-CoA-binding protein, producing the protein MGLKEEFDEHAEKAKTLPESTTNENKLILYGLYKQATVGAVNTSRPGMFNMRDRAKWDAWKAVEGKSKEEAMGDYITKVKQLLEEAGAST; encoded by the exons ATGGGTTTGAAG GAGGAGTTTGATGAACATGCTGAGAAAGCGAAGACCCTTCCTGAGTCAACAACCAATGAGAACAAGCTTATCCTCTATGGGCTGTACAAGCAAGCCACTGTTGGAGCTGTGAACACTA GCCGCCCAGGAATGTTCAATATGAGGGACAGAGCAAAGTGGGATGCATGGAAGGCTGTTGAAG GGAAATCCAAGGAGGAAGCCATGGGCGACTACATTACAAAGGTGAAACAGCTGCTGGAAGAAGCAGGAGCTTCTACTTGA
- the LOC114822866 gene encoding uncharacterized protein yields MKHFVLRESPWKLDGESTRISSKLKLLELELLNLETVGKNDISKLPSLMRKQAKRYQALAGKIDDLCRRMQGSDPSEPTLSPEFRTQRQTEFLLESFRLQQRATETGQKLMAV; encoded by the exons ATGAAGCATTTTGTACTAAG GGAGTCGCCTTGGAAGCTAGATGGTGAGTCGACAagaatatcctctaagctaaaATTACTTGAACTGGAATTACTGAATTTGGAAACTGTTGGAAAGAATGATATTTCAAAGTTACCTTCATTGATGAGGAAGCAGGCCAAGAGGTATCAAGCTCTTGCGGGGAAGATTGATGATCTGTGCAGAAGAATG CAAGGCAGTGATCCCTCCGAACCTACACTCAGTCCAGAGTTTCGTACGCAACGACAAACAGAATTTTTACTCGAATCATTTAGACTTCAACAACGTGCGACAGAAACTGGACAGAAGTTGATGGCAGTATAA